CATCTCGAGAGCCTGGTGAGCCCGGGAACCCGGATGCTCCTGCTTTGCAACCCGCACAACCCCACCGGGCGGGTGTTCACCCGGGGTGAGCTGGAGCGCCTGGCCGAGTTTGCCTTGCGCCACCGCCTATGGGTGATGGTGGACGAGCTCTGGGCGGGCCTGGTCTACGAGGGAGAGCACATCCCCTTTGCCTCCATCGCCCCGGAGGTCGCCCAGCGCACCGTTACCCTCACCGGCCCCTGCAAGGCCTTCAACACCGCCGGGCTGGGCGGAGGCGTAGCCATCAGCCACAACCCAGAGCTTCTAGCCCGCATGCAAAAGGCCACCCGGGGGGTAATGGGCCACCCCAACGTAGCTGCGATGGCTGCTTGGACCGCGGCCTTGCAGCGCGGACGCGCCTGGCTCGAGGACACCCGCCGCTACCTTAGGGCCAACCGTGACTTTCTGGGCGCATTCCTGCGCGCAAGGCTCCCGGAAGTCAAGTACATCCCGCCCCAAGCTACCTATCTGGCTTGGCTCGACTTGCGGGCTTTGAAGATCGAAGATACGCACCGCTTCTTGCTCGAAAAGGCCAAGGTCGCCCTCAACGAGGGATCTACCTTCGGAGCAACCTTCAAGGGATTCGCGCGGCTCAACTTCGCCACCAGCCGGGGGATCTTGCAAGAAGCGCTCGAGCGCATAGAGCGGGCGTTGCACGCCAGAGGTACAATGCCCTCATGATCGTGCAGCGTGCCCCAGAAAACGCTCTTTTGATCGATACCCGCGCCCCCCAACTCTACGCGGCAGGTCACCTGCCGGGGGCCATCAACCTGGATCTCTCCTCGACCTCACCTAAGCTGCATACCCCTGCGGATTTAGCGGCGCTTGAGGAATCCCTGGCCCACCTCAACGGCCAACTGGGGGCGACCCCGGATCGCCCCGTAGTGGTCTACGATCAAGGCCTGACCGGCGCAGCGGGGCGCACGGCGTACCTCCTGGCCCTCTCGGGGCTCGAGGTTTACCTGTGGCCCAGCGGCTGGGAGGCCCAGGCCACCTCGACCGAACCGGTCCAACCCACCCCCAGC
This region of Meiothermus sp. Pnk-1 genomic DNA includes:
- a CDS encoding MalY/PatB family protein produces the protein MSHPYDSLEMAEIKGPHSVKWSLYGEEVLPLWVADMDFPVDAEILRAVAARLSKRIGYPQGAGDPELLEAILAQQEAMGLKGLSRENLWLTTSVVPGIYASILGLTSVGDEVITLVPVYPPFLSALSEYHRVTRASPMALGPSGHWEIDFDHLESLVSPGTRMLLLCNPHNPTGRVFTRGELERLAEFALRHRLWVMVDELWAGLVYEGEHIPFASIAPEVAQRTVTLTGPCKAFNTAGLGGGVAISHNPELLARMQKATRGVMGHPNVAAMAAWTAALQRGRAWLEDTRRYLRANRDFLGAFLRARLPEVKYIPPQATYLAWLDLRALKIEDTHRFLLEKAKVALNEGSTFGATFKGFARLNFATSRGILQEALERIERALHARGTMPS
- a CDS encoding sulfurtransferase is translated as MIVQRAPENALLIDTRAPQLYAAGHLPGAINLDLSSTSPKLHTPADLAALEESLAHLNGQLGATPDRPVVVYDQGLTGAAGRTAYLLALSGLEVYLWPSGWEAQATSTEPVQPTPSRPWAKLNREILLTLEEAAQHPRLVDVRRPDEFAAGHIPGARSLPLDRFFQPGALSQLELQPGDEVGVYCRSGTRSAVAFWILRSEGIKAKNYLGSMLDWQGSGREVER